One segment of Panicum virgatum strain AP13 chromosome 3K, P.virgatum_v5, whole genome shotgun sequence DNA contains the following:
- the LOC120700927 gene encoding probable metal-nicotianamine transporter YSL3, with amino-acid sequence MDSTDADSSPSVEQGFEGQTNPGFWRQVTLRSMAIAAVLATIFSLVTLRIYMTIGVVGALNMPANVLGYFSVKSLVAMLRRYGIAAAPFTRQENIFLQTCVMTCVNVAISGGLPNYIIAMNSHVAKSLSNHPDEQDIIDHVPTGQYALFLFLTGLVAVTSMLPLMQVMIVDYRLPFPTGSVVAHLINSFHTPQGAYVAKMQVAAILKTFLGSFSWSMFQWFYSGGEHCGFQSFPMFGLGLYKRRFFFDFSPSFVGLGMIVPHVVNFGLLFGAITSWGILFPFLESKRGQWYHTDSTSSLNGADGYKIFIGITMIITEGLFNFIKLLSVSSIDYYKKRQENDSGKIKYMLTSPSLNYDDRKRLEVLVGNQIPLFVPVVGYIGCAIICSVAIPWIFHHVTFYHMALLFVILPIFTFCNTYGTGLTDWSVAQTYARFLLFIIAALIAKPGAIIASLAVCGVAVAALNVSSQAMQDLKTGYMTLTNPRAVVAGHIYGVLIGSIINPCIFLAFEANAKNSAPIGSKDSEYPCPSASIYRAIGLLGKRGLDQLPDHCITFCLFTFLITLAVETLRLVSQKNDWKLQNFIPCITAIALPYLTGPYYSIDMTLGSVLLIIWDKMNRKSAELLSSAVAAGLICGDGIWALPSSILSIFNVHPPVCMKFLASGQQVHIVDSFVNTLETH; translated from the exons ATGGATTCAACAGATGCAGATTCGTCGCCATCTGTGGAGCAGGGATTCGAGGGACAGACAAACCCTGGGTTCTGGAGGCAGGTGACGCTGCGTTCCATGGCCATCGCGGCCGTGCTCGCGACCATCTTCTCTTTGGTCACGCTGCGAATCTACATGACCATTGGGGTTGTGGGTGCGCTCAATATGCCTGCGAATGTCCTCGGTTACTTCTCTGTGAAGAGCCTCGTCGCCATGCTGAGGCGCTATGGCATCGCTGCCGCACCGTTCACGCGCCAGGAGAACATCTTCCTCCAGACCTGTGTCATGACATGCGTTAACGTAGCGATCTCAG GTGGTTTGCCAAATTACATTATTGCAATGAATTCTCATGTGGCAAAATCTCTCAGTAATCATCCCGATGAGCAAGACATTATTGACCACGTGCCAACAGGACAATATGCGCTATTCCTTTTTTTGACCGGCCTGGTGGCAGTAACGTCCATGCTGCCGCTGATGCAG GTTATGATTGTCGATTACAGATTGCCCTTCCCAACAGGCTCTGTTGTGGCGCATCTTATCAATAGTTTTCACACCCCTCAAGGAGCTTATGTCGCAAA GATGCAGGTTGCAGCTATATTGAAAACGTTTCTAGGAAGCTTTTCTTGGTCTATGTTTCAATGGTTCTACAGTGGTGGTGAACACTGTGGATTTCAGTCCTTTCCAATGTTTGGACTAGGCCTATATAAGCGTAG ATTCTTTTTTGATTTCTCTCCATCATTTGTTGGTTTGGGTATGATTGTCCCCCATGTTGTAAACTTCGGGTTGCTTTTTGGAGCAATCACTTCCTGGGGAATATTATTTCCTTTCCTTGAAAGCAAAAGAGGGCAATGGTATCACACTGACAGTACTTCAAGTTTGAACGGAGCGGATGGATATAAG ATTTTTATTGGCATAACAATGATTATCACCGAGGGACTTTTCAACTTCATCAAACTCCTTTCTGTGAGTTCAATCGACTACTACAAGAAGAGGCAAGAAAATGATTCAGGGAAGATCAAATATATGTTGACAAGTCCCAGCCTTAACTATGATGATCGGAAACGGCTTGAGGTACTTGTTGGCAATCAAATCCCTCTTTTTGTACCAGTGGTCGGATATATTGGATGTGCCATAATTTGTTCAGTCGCTATCCCTTGGATCTTCCATCATGTTACGTTCTATCACATGGCCTTACTGTTTGTCATTCTTCCTATTTTTACCTTCTGCAATACATACGGAACGGGACTCACAGATTGGTCAGTTGCACAAACATATGCAAGGTTTCTGCTCTTCATCATAGCAGCACTGATTGCAAAACCGGGTGCGATTATCGCTAGCCTCGCAGTATGTGGCGTGGCTGTGGCAGCTCTTAATGTTTCCTCACAGGCCATGCAAGACCTCAAGACTGGTTATATGACTCTGACTAATCCAAGAGCTGTAGTTGCTGGCCATATCTATGGTGTGCTAATTGGTTCTATCATTAACCCATGCATCTTTCTTGCATTCGAGGCAAATGCTAAAAATTCTGCTCCCATTGGTTCGAAGGATTCAGAGTACCCATGTCCCTCCGCATCAATCTATCGTGCCATTGGACTACTTGGTAAAAGAGGATTGGACCAGCTCCCGGATCACTGCATCACCTTTTGTTTGTTTACATTCTTGATAACACTTGCTGTCGAAACACTTAGATTAGTGTCCCAGAAAAATGATTGGAAACTACAAAATTTTATCCCTTGCATCACAGCAATAGCACTACCATACCTGACCGGACCTTACTACAGCATAGATATGACCCTAGGTAGTGTCCTGTTAATCATTTGGGATAAAATGAACAGAAAAAGTGCAGAATTATTGTCgtcagcagtagcagcaggctTAATATGTGGGGATGGAATATGGGCTCTGCCATCATCAATACTCAGCATCTTCAATGTACATCCACCAGTTTGCATGAAGTTTCTTGCGAGTGGACAACAAGTGCATATTGTCGACTCATTTGTAAATACATTAGAAACGCATTGA